A stretch of Candidatus Sphingomonas phytovorans DNA encodes these proteins:
- a CDS encoding acetyl/propionyl/methylcrotonyl-CoA carboxylase subunit alpha yields the protein MIKSLLIANRGEIACRIIRTARAMGVRTVAVYSDADAKALHVRQADEAVHIGPSPARESYLVGEKIIAAAKATGAEAIHPGYGFLSENDDFAQAVIDAGIVWVGPKPDSIRAMGLKDAAKQRMIAAGVPVTPGYLGDDQSPERLAAEAAKVGYPVLIKAVAGGGGKGMRRVDAPDDFADALLSCQREAASSFGNTQVLIEKYILSPRHIEVQVFGDTHGNVVHLFERDCSLQRRHQKVIEEAPAPGMDETTREAICAAAVKAAKAVDYVGAGTIEFIADASDGLRADRIWFMEMNTRLQVEHPVTEEITGQDLVEWQLRVASGETLPKRQDELSINGWAVEARLYAENPATGFLPSTGRLDCLQLPQGLRIETGVEEGDTISPFYDPMIAKLVTRSATRDDALGTLADGCAQVMCEPVKTNAWFLARLLKEPCFRAGDVTTGFIADHADRLARAPEPGAALLQAAADRAIFHRDFVAGHAGDPDFDRLRGLLGFRLNAPANRRVRLAVDGRATEVDYILDSRSDENPGAVQAGQSTTLFEGGAAFETRPCRVEGAGAAGAAADGAILSPMPGRIIAVEVVAGDAVTKGQKLLTLEAMKMEHSLVAPFDGLVAEFNAEAGGQVSEGAVLARIERADSVKSA from the coding sequence ATGATCAAGTCCCTTCTCATTGCCAATCGAGGCGAGATCGCCTGCCGGATCATCCGCACCGCGCGGGCGATGGGCGTGCGCACGGTCGCGGTCTATTCGGATGCCGATGCCAAAGCGCTGCACGTGCGCCAGGCCGATGAGGCGGTGCATATCGGCCCCTCGCCTGCCCGCGAAAGCTATCTGGTGGGCGAGAAGATCATCGCCGCCGCCAAGGCGACCGGCGCCGAGGCGATCCATCCCGGTTACGGTTTTCTCTCCGAGAATGACGATTTCGCGCAAGCCGTGATTGATGCCGGCATCGTCTGGGTCGGGCCGAAGCCCGACAGCATCCGCGCGATGGGCCTGAAGGATGCCGCCAAGCAGCGGATGATCGCAGCCGGCGTGCCCGTGACGCCGGGCTATCTCGGCGACGACCAGTCGCCCGAACGTCTCGCAGCTGAAGCCGCCAAGGTCGGCTATCCGGTGCTGATCAAGGCGGTCGCGGGCGGCGGTGGCAAGGGCATGCGCCGGGTCGACGCACCTGACGACTTCGCCGACGCCCTGCTCTCCTGCCAGCGCGAGGCGGCCTCCTCCTTCGGCAACACCCAGGTGCTGATCGAGAAGTACATCCTCTCACCCCGGCATATCGAGGTGCAGGTGTTCGGCGACACGCACGGCAATGTCGTGCATCTGTTCGAGCGCGACTGCTCGCTCCAGCGCCGCCACCAGAAGGTGATCGAGGAAGCCCCTGCCCCCGGCATGGACGAGACCACGCGGGAAGCGATCTGCGCCGCCGCCGTCAAGGCAGCGAAGGCGGTCGACTATGTCGGCGCCGGCACGATCGAGTTCATCGCCGATGCAAGCGATGGCCTTCGCGCCGACCGCATCTGGTTCATGGAGATGAACACTCGCCTTCAGGTCGAGCATCCCGTCACCGAGGAGATCACCGGGCAGGACCTGGTCGAGTGGCAGTTGCGCGTCGCCAGCGGCGAGACGCTGCCCAAGCGGCAGGACGAGCTTTCCATCAACGGATGGGCAGTCGAAGCGCGGCTCTATGCCGAGAACCCGGCAACGGGCTTCCTCCCCTCGACAGGCCGGCTCGATTGTCTCCAGCTGCCGCAAGGCCTGCGGATCGAAACCGGTGTCGAAGAGGGCGATACGATATCGCCCTTCTACGACCCGATGATCGCAAAGCTGGTCACCCGTTCGGCAACCCGCGACGACGCGCTGGGCACCCTGGCCGATGGCTGCGCGCAGGTGATGTGCGAACCGGTGAAGACCAATGCCTGGTTCCTCGCCCGGCTCCTGAAGGAACCCTGCTTTCGCGCGGGTGACGTTACCACCGGCTTCATAGCCGATCACGCCGACCGATTGGCACGTGCTCCGGAGCCCGGGGCAGCCCTGCTTCAGGCAGCAGCCGATCGGGCGATCTTCCATCGCGACTTCGTTGCCGGCCACGCCGGCGATCCGGACTTCGACCGACTGCGCGGACTGCTCGGGTTCAGGCTGAACGCACCGGCCAATCGGCGGGTTCGCCTGGCTGTCGATGGTCGCGCGACCGAGGTCGACTATATCCTAGACTCCCGTTCCGACGAAAATCCGGGCGCTGTGCAGGCCGGCCAGTCCACCACCCTGTTCGAAGGCGGTGCAGCGTTCGAGACGCGGCCCTGTCGCGTCGAGGGCGCAGGCGCCGCTGGCGCTGCCGCCGATGGCGCGATCCTGTCCCCCATGCCCGGCCGCATCATCGCGGTCGAAGTCGTGGCGGGTGACGCCGTCACCAAGGGCCAGAAGCTGCTCACCCTGGAAGCGATGAAGATGGAGCACAGCCTTGTCGCCCCGTTCGACGGCCTCGTGGCTGAATTCAATGCGGAGGCCGGCGGACAGGTCAGCGAAGGCGCAGTGCTCGCGCGGATCGAACGGGCGGATTCCGTAAAATCCGCCTGA
- a CDS encoding carboxyl transferase domain-containing protein, producing MSAPALESKLSPESEAFRANAVHNRGLAERLRSDVALTALGGSEKSRERHVSRGKLLPRERVERLLDPGSPFLEIGQLVANGLYDDEVPGAGMIAGIGRVSGRQVMIVCNDATVKGGTYYPLTVKKHLRAQEIAEANHLPCIYLVDSGGANLPHQAEVFPDRDHFGRIFFNQANMSAKGIPQIACVMGSCTAGGAYVPAMSDETVIVRNQGTIFLAGPPLVKAATGEVISAEELGGAETHGRKSGVVDHVAENDEHALTIVRDIVSTLAENRKPDIALKEPRPPKFDAEELYGIIPSDVRAPYDVHEVIARLVDGSEFHEFKALYGSSLVCGFAHIWGMPVAILANNGVLFSESAVKGAHFIELACQRRIPLLFLQNISGFMVGGRYEAEGIAKHGAKLVTAVATASVPKITILIGGSFGAGNYGMCGRAYSPRFLFSWPNSRISVMGGEQAASVLATVHRDAESWTEEQAEAFKAPIRQKYEDEGNPWHATARLWDDGIIDPAQTRDVLGLAFAATLNAPVPERAQFGVFRM from the coding sequence ATGAGCGCGCCAGCGTTGGAGAGCAAGCTGTCCCCCGAGAGCGAGGCCTTTCGGGCGAATGCGGTGCACAATCGCGGGCTGGCGGAGCGGCTTCGGTCGGACGTGGCGCTGACGGCGCTGGGGGGATCGGAGAAGAGCCGGGAGCGGCATGTTTCGCGGGGCAAGCTGCTGCCGCGCGAGCGGGTGGAGCGGCTGCTCGATCCGGGATCGCCCTTCCTCGAGATCGGCCAGCTTGTCGCGAACGGCCTGTACGACGACGAGGTGCCGGGGGCCGGCATGATCGCCGGCATCGGCCGGGTGTCTGGCCGGCAGGTGATGATCGTGTGCAACGATGCGACGGTGAAGGGCGGGACCTATTATCCGCTGACCGTGAAGAAGCATCTGCGCGCGCAGGAGATCGCCGAGGCGAACCACCTGCCCTGCATCTATCTGGTCGATTCGGGCGGTGCCAACCTGCCGCACCAGGCCGAGGTGTTCCCCGACCGCGATCATTTCGGGCGGATCTTCTTCAACCAGGCCAATATGTCGGCCAAGGGCATCCCGCAGATCGCCTGCGTGATGGGCAGTTGCACCGCAGGCGGCGCCTATGTGCCGGCGATGTCGGACGAGACGGTGATCGTGCGCAACCAGGGCACGATCTTCCTCGCCGGACCACCGCTGGTGAAGGCAGCGACCGGCGAGGTGATCTCGGCCGAGGAGCTTGGCGGTGCCGAGACTCATGGCCGCAAGTCGGGCGTGGTCGACCATGTCGCCGAGAATGACGAGCATGCGCTGACCATCGTGCGCGACATCGTCTCTACGCTGGCCGAGAACCGCAAGCCCGACATCGCCCTGAAGGAGCCACGTCCACCGAAGTTCGATGCGGAAGAGTTGTACGGCATCATTCCAAGCGACGTCCGTGCGCCCTATGACGTGCACGAAGTGATCGCCCGACTGGTCGACGGGTCCGAGTTTCACGAGTTCAAGGCGCTGTACGGCAGCTCCCTCGTCTGCGGCTTTGCGCATATCTGGGGCATGCCGGTGGCGATCCTCGCCAATAACGGCGTGCTGTTTTCCGAAAGCGCGGTGAAGGGCGCCCACTTCATCGAGCTCGCCTGCCAGCGGCGCATTCCGCTGCTGTTCCTGCAGAACATCTCGGGCTTCATGGTCGGCGGGCGTTACGAGGCGGAGGGCATCGCCAAGCACGGTGCCAAGCTCGTCACCGCGGTCGCCACCGCAAGCGTGCCCAAGATCACTATCCTGATCGGCGGCAGCTTCGGTGCGGGCAATTACGGCATGTGCGGCCGGGCCTATTCCCCACGCTTCCTGTTCTCCTGGCCCAACAGCCGGATCAGCGTGATGGGCGGCGAGCAGGCCGCCTCGGTACTCGCCACGGTCCACCGCGACGCGGAAAGCTGGACCGAGGAACAGGCCGAGGCGTTCAAAGCCCCGATCCGCCAGAAATACGAGGACGAGGGCAATCCCTGGCACGCCACCGCCCGCCTCTGGGACGACGGCATCATCGACCCCGCCCAGACCCGCGATGTGCTCGGCCTCGCTTTTGCCGCTACCCTTAACGCCCCTGTGCCTGAACGGGCGCAGTTCGGCGTGTTCCGGATGTGA
- a CDS encoding isovaleryl-CoA dehydrogenase produces the protein MTLDFALGENADMIRDVTQRFASEQIAPLAARIDAEDWFPKELWPAMGELGLHGITVEEEFGGLGLGYLEHVIACEEVSRASASIGLSYGAHSNLCVNQIRRWANPEQKAKYLPKLVSGEHVGSLAMSEAGAGSDVVSMKLRAQETDAGYVLNGTKFWITNAAYADTLVVYAKTGEGSRGITTFLIEKDMPGFSIGQKIDKMGMRGSPTAELVFTDCEVPHENVMGPVNGGVGVLMSGLDYERTVLAGIQLGIMQACLDVVLPYLRERKQFGKPIGAFQLMQAKVADMYVALNSARAYVYAVARACDAGKTTRFDAAGAILLASENAFRVAGEAVQALGGAGYTRDWPVERFLRDAKLLDIGAGTNEIRRMLIGRELIGA, from the coding sequence ATGACCCTTGATTTCGCGCTTGGCGAGAATGCGGACATGATCCGCGATGTGACGCAGCGTTTTGCGAGCGAGCAGATCGCGCCGCTGGCGGCACGGATCGATGCTGAGGACTGGTTTCCGAAGGAGCTATGGCCCGCGATGGGCGAGCTCGGCCTTCACGGCATTACGGTGGAGGAGGAGTTTGGCGGGCTTGGCCTCGGCTATCTCGAGCATGTCATCGCCTGCGAGGAAGTCAGCCGCGCCTCGGCCTCGATCGGCCTGAGCTACGGCGCGCATTCCAACCTGTGCGTCAACCAGATCCGCCGCTGGGCGAACCCCGAGCAGAAGGCGAAGTACCTGCCGAAGCTCGTTTCGGGCGAGCATGTCGGAAGCCTTGCCATGTCGGAGGCAGGCGCCGGCTCCGACGTCGTCTCGATGAAGCTGCGCGCGCAGGAGACCGATGCCGGCTATGTGCTCAACGGCACCAAGTTCTGGATCACCAACGCCGCCTATGCCGACACGCTGGTCGTCTATGCCAAGACCGGCGAGGGCAGTCGCGGCATCACCACCTTCCTGATCGAGAAGGACATGCCCGGCTTCTCGATCGGCCAGAAGATCGACAAGATGGGCATGCGCGGCAGCCCCACCGCCGAGCTGGTATTCACCGATTGCGAGGTGCCGCACGAGAATGTCATGGGACCGGTCAATGGCGGCGTCGGCGTGCTGATGTCGGGCCTCGACTATGAGCGCACCGTGCTTGCCGGCATCCAGCTCGGCATCATGCAGGCCTGCCTCGACGTGGTGCTGCCGTATTTGCGCGAGCGCAAGCAGTTCGGCAAACCGATCGGCGCCTTCCAGCTGATGCAGGCCAAGGTCGCCGACATGTATGTCGCGCTCAACTCGGCCCGCGCCTATGTCTATGCCGTCGCCCGGGCCTGCGACGCCGGCAAGACCACCCGCTTCGATGCTGCAGGCGCCATCCTGCTCGCCAGCGAGAACGCCTTCCGCGTCGCGGGCGAGGCAGTCCAGGCGCTTGGCGGCGCCGGCTACACCAGGGACTGGCCGGTCGAACGCTTCCTGCGCGATGCAAAGCTGCTCGATATCGGCGCAGGCACCAACGAAATACGCCGCATGCTCATCGGCCGGGAACTCATCGGGGCATGA
- a CDS encoding LysR substrate-binding domain-containing protein, with protein MIDRYLLRYFLAVIDHGNFSRAAGACSVSQPTLSVGIAKLERELGQMLFHRTNRRIELTEAGARFAASARRIEAEFLIAERAVQETPARETFRLGVLATIPTPLIEDFLIELRREGSAMRLEIVEAGERDLNERLGRGRIDAAVTLLRGDRDRQSGIALFSEGYSLAMAGDHPLAHLPVIEPHQLADNVMIVRRHCELLSETSRYFTSHGVRPFFAARTTSEDRTLALVRRGLGVTVMPDGFRHPGVVRPALADFAFTRTIGLMPATHADPETIERSAIVQALRRTLTVPATDS; from the coding sequence ATGATTGATCGTTATCTGCTGCGGTATTTCCTGGCCGTTATCGACCATGGGAATTTCTCTCGTGCTGCCGGGGCCTGCAGCGTGTCGCAGCCGACGCTGTCGGTTGGTATCGCCAAGCTCGAGCGCGAACTCGGCCAGATGCTATTCCACCGCACCAACCGGCGGATCGAATTGACCGAGGCTGGCGCGCGCTTTGCTGCATCAGCCCGGCGGATCGAGGCGGAGTTCCTTATTGCCGAGCGCGCCGTGCAGGAAACGCCGGCGCGTGAGACGTTTCGCCTTGGCGTGCTGGCGACGATTCCGACGCCGTTGATCGAGGATTTCCTGATCGAGCTGCGCCGCGAAGGCTCGGCAATGCGGCTTGAGATCGTCGAGGCCGGCGAGCGCGACCTCAATGAGCGCCTCGGGCGTGGGCGAATAGACGCCGCCGTGACGCTTTTGCGCGGCGATCGTGACAGGCAGTCCGGTATCGCGCTCTTCTCGGAAGGTTATTCGCTGGCAATGGCCGGGGATCATCCGCTCGCTCATCTACCGGTGATCGAGCCACATCAACTGGCCGACAATGTGATGATCGTACGCCGTCACTGCGAGTTGCTGTCCGAGACGAGCCGCTATTTCACCAGCCATGGCGTCCGCCCTTTCTTTGCGGCACGCACCACCAGTGAGGATCGTACCCTGGCGCTTGTTCGTCGCGGCCTCGGTGTGACGGTGATGCCCGACGGTTTCCGTCACCCTGGTGTGGTGCGCCCGGCGCTGGCTGATTTCGCCTTTACCCGCACGATCGGGCTAATGCCGGCGACGCATGCCGACCCTGAAACGATCGAGCGGAGCGCCATCGTCCAGGCGCTTCGTCGCACGCTGACCGTGCCGGCGACGGATAGCTGA
- a CDS encoding dihydrolipoamide acetyltransferase family protein produces MARFTFKLPDIGEGISEAEIVAWHVAVGDRVEEDQGLADMMTDKATVEMESPVAGVVVELAGEVGDQVSIGAALVVIETDAAETVADAAPAETKAEEIEEQIEAETPGAEEVAEKTSPHRGEGLGEGQSQAPSPETAPLPDPLPQGEREKSAHVLASPAVRARAADLGIDLGSVKAEGDRIRHADLDAYLRYGSGQGYHAPHVSRARADEPIKVIGMRRRIAENMAASKRTIPHFTYVDEIDVTALEEMRADLNAHRGNRPKLTMLPLMIVAICKSIPDFPMINARYDDEAGVVTRHGSIHLGMATQTPAGLMVPVIRDAQDLNVWQLASEIARLAEAARTGKAKSEELSGSTLTITSLGPLGGIATTPVINRPEVAIIGPNKIVERPVFRGDDIVRARLMNLSISCDHRVVDGWDAASYVQALKKYLETPVLLFTDG; encoded by the coding sequence ATGGCACGTTTCACCTTCAAGCTTCCTGACATTGGGGAAGGCATCTCCGAGGCGGAGATCGTCGCGTGGCACGTGGCGGTCGGGGATCGCGTGGAGGAGGACCAGGGCCTTGCCGACATGATGACGGACAAGGCGACGGTGGAGATGGAATCGCCGGTCGCGGGCGTGGTGGTCGAGCTGGCCGGCGAGGTCGGCGACCAGGTGTCGATCGGGGCTGCCTTGGTGGTGATCGAGACCGATGCCGCCGAGACGGTGGCCGATGCCGCGCCAGCCGAGACCAAAGCCGAAGAGATCGAGGAGCAGATCGAGGCGGAAACGCCGGGGGCCGAGGAGGTAGCTGAAAAGACCTCTCCCCATCGCGGAGAGGGTTTGGGAGAGGGGCAGTCACAAGCGCCATCGCCCGAAACTGCCCCTCTCCCCGACCCTCTCCCCCAAGGGGAGAGGGAGAAGAGCGCCCATGTCCTCGCCTCGCCCGCGGTCCGCGCCCGGGCGGCCGACCTTGGCATCGACCTTGGCAGCGTGAAGGCCGAGGGCGACCGGATCCGCCACGCCGATCTCGATGCGTATCTGCGCTATGGGTCAGGCCAGGGCTATCACGCGCCGCACGTGTCGCGCGCCCGCGCCGACGAGCCGATCAAGGTCATCGGCATGCGTCGCCGCATCGCCGAGAACATGGCCGCCTCGAAGCGGACCATCCCGCACTTCACCTATGTCGACGAGATCGACGTCACCGCGCTCGAGGAGATGCGTGCCGATCTCAACGCACACCGCGGCAACCGGCCCAAGCTGACCATGCTGCCGCTGATGATCGTCGCGATCTGCAAGTCGATCCCCGACTTCCCGATGATCAACGCGCGCTATGACGACGAGGCGGGCGTGGTGACGCGCCACGGTTCGATCCATCTCGGCATGGCGACGCAGACCCCGGCTGGCCTGATGGTCCCGGTGATCCGCGACGCGCAGGACCTGAACGTCTGGCAGCTCGCCAGCGAGATCGCCCGCCTCGCCGAGGCAGCCCGCACCGGCAAGGCGAAGTCGGAGGAGCTCAGCGGCTCGACGCTCACCATCACCTCGCTCGGGCCGCTCGGCGGCATCGCCACCACGCCCGTCATCAACCGGCCCGAGGTCGCGATTATCGGCCCGAACAAGATCGTCGAGCGCCCCGTCTTCCGTGGCGACGACATCGTCCGCGCCAGGCTGATGAACCTCTCGATCAGCTGCGACCACCGTGTCGTCGATGGATGGGACGCCGCAAGCTACGTCCAGGCCCTCAAGAAATATCTCGAAACCCCCGTCCTCCTCTTCACTGACGGGTGA
- a CDS encoding alpha-ketoacid dehydrogenase subunit beta, translating into MNMIQALNSALDTMLTRDPDVLVFGQDVGYFGGVFRVTDKLQQRHGLERCFDAPISEGGIIATAIGMGAYGLRPVAEIQFADYILPAFDQLVSEAARLRYRSNAEFWAPITVRSPYGGGIFGGQTHSQSPEAIFAHITGLKTVIPSTPYDAKGLLIAAIEDDDPVIFLEPKRLYNGPFDGRHDQAVASWAGHPSAEVPEGHYTVPLGKAAVVRAGNEATILAYGTMVHVARAGIEDSGVDAELIDLRSIVPLDIDTIVASVKKTGRCVILHEASRFGGFGGELSALVQERCFYHLEAPIERVAGWDTPYPHAFEWDYFPGPARVAAALRRVMADVTVMDL; encoded by the coding sequence ATGAACATGATCCAGGCGCTTAATTCGGCGCTCGACACCATGCTCACGCGCGACCCCGACGTGCTCGTCTTCGGCCAGGATGTCGGCTATTTCGGCGGTGTTTTCCGCGTCACCGACAAACTGCAGCAGCGCCACGGCCTCGAGCGCTGCTTTGACGCGCCGATTTCCGAAGGCGGGATCATCGCCACCGCGATCGGCATGGGTGCCTATGGATTGCGGCCGGTCGCCGAGATCCAGTTCGCCGATTATATCCTTCCCGCCTTCGACCAGCTCGTGTCGGAAGCGGCCCGCCTGCGCTATCGATCGAACGCCGAATTCTGGGCGCCGATCACTGTCCGCTCGCCTTATGGGGGCGGCATCTTCGGCGGTCAGACTCACAGCCAGAGCCCTGAGGCGATCTTCGCGCACATCACCGGCCTCAAGACCGTGATTCCGTCGACGCCCTATGACGCGAAAGGGCTGCTGATCGCCGCGATCGAGGATGATGATCCCGTGATCTTCCTCGAGCCCAAGCGCCTCTACAACGGCCCGTTCGACGGTCGTCACGACCAGGCAGTGGCGAGCTGGGCCGGCCATCCTTCAGCCGAGGTGCCCGAAGGCCATTATACCGTTCCGCTCGGCAAGGCAGCGGTCGTTCGCGCCGGCAACGAGGCGACGATCCTCGCTTACGGCACCATGGTGCATGTCGCACGGGCCGGGATCGAAGATAGCGGCGTGGACGCCGAACTCATCGATCTTCGGTCGATCGTGCCGCTCGATATCGATACGATCGTCGCCTCGGTGAAGAAAACCGGGCGTTGCGTCATCCTTCACGAGGCATCCCGGTTTGGCGGCTTCGGCGGCGAATTGTCCGCGCTGGTGCAGGAACGCTGTTTCTATCATCTGGAAGCCCCGATCGAACGCGTGGCGGGCTGGGATACACCCTACCCGCATGCGTTCGAATGGGACTATTTCCCTGGCCCGGCCCGCGTCGCCGCCGCGCTTCGGCGCGTGATGGCCGATGTTACCGTAATGGATCTCTGA
- a CDS encoding thiamine pyrophosphate-dependent enzyme, with protein MTKPAIPGADAIALSLHIPEPTARPGDVADFSHLRLDAAGTTRRPDISADEADMRELPYGLVRVLDDNGEALGPWNPQLAPEVLRKGLRAMVQTRLFEDRLFRAHRQGKTSFFMKSTGEEAIGVAQSLALAPDDMCFPTYRVQGWLIARGYPIVDMINQIYSNARDPLKGRQLPILYSARDYGFYSLSGNVGSRFGHAVGWAMASAYKGGHRIALGYIGEGTTAEGDFHEALTFAAVYRAPVVLVVTNNQWAISSFSGIAGAESTTFAAKAIGYGLPGLRVDGNDFLAVWAATLWAAERARTNRGATLIEFVTYRASGHSTSDDPTKYRPADEAAHWPLGDPIERLKQHLILIGEWTEERHAQMEAELSEILRDAQREAEAVGTLGTSKPDVAEMFEGVFKQPDWRVIEQRGELGIQS; from the coding sequence ATGACCAAGCCGGCGATACCGGGGGCCGACGCGATCGCGTTGTCGCTCCATATTCCAGAACCGACAGCACGTCCGGGCGACGTTGCCGATTTCAGCCACCTGCGTCTCGACGCGGCCGGAACGACGCGTCGCCCTGATATTTCGGCGGACGAGGCCGACATGCGGGAACTCCCCTATGGGCTGGTACGCGTGCTTGACGATAACGGAGAGGCCCTTGGCCCCTGGAATCCGCAGCTCGCGCCGGAGGTACTGCGCAAGGGCCTGCGGGCGATGGTGCAGACCCGCCTGTTCGAGGACCGCCTGTTCAGGGCACACCGCCAGGGCAAGACCAGCTTCTTCATGAAATCGACCGGCGAAGAAGCGATCGGGGTTGCGCAGTCGCTCGCGCTCGCCCCTGACGACATGTGTTTCCCGACCTACCGGGTGCAGGGCTGGCTGATCGCCCGCGGTTATCCGATCGTGGACATGATCAATCAGATCTACTCCAATGCGCGCGATCCGCTGAAGGGGCGGCAATTGCCGATCCTCTATTCGGCGCGCGACTATGGGTTCTACTCGCTGTCCGGCAATGTCGGCAGCCGCTTCGGCCATGCCGTCGGCTGGGCGATGGCGTCAGCCTATAAGGGCGGCCATCGCATCGCCCTGGGCTATATCGGCGAAGGCACGACGGCTGAGGGCGACTTCCACGAGGCGCTGACCTTCGCGGCGGTCTACCGCGCGCCGGTGGTCCTGGTGGTCACCAACAACCAATGGGCGATCTCCAGCTTTTCGGGGATTGCGGGCGCCGAAAGCACGACCTTCGCCGCCAAGGCGATCGGCTACGGGCTGCCCGGTCTGCGGGTCGACGGCAATGACTTCCTGGCGGTCTGGGCGGCGACGCTGTGGGCAGCCGAGCGGGCACGGACCAATCGCGGCGCGACGCTGATCGAGTTCGTGACCTACCGCGCCTCCGGTCATTCTACGAGCGACGACCCGACCAAATACCGCCCGGCGGACGAAGCCGCGCACTGGCCGCTTGGCGACCCGATCGAACGCTTGAAGCAACACCTGATCCTGATCGGCGAATGGACCGAGGAGCGTCATGCGCAGATGGAGGCGGAACTGAGCGAGATCCTGCGCGACGCCCAGCGCGAGGCTGAAGCGGTCGGCACCTTGGGCACGTCCAAGCCCGACGTCGCCGAGATGTTCGAGGGCGTGTTCAAACAGCCCGACTGGCGCGTGATCGAACAGCGCGGCGAACTGGGAATCCAGTCATGA
- a CDS encoding Lrp/AsnC family transcriptional regulator: MDKIDRKILASLQANPQWSVADLASDVGLSHTPCWRRLKKLEESGVIRERAVILDPLLLDLTVNVFAELRLKQHDEETLEALEAQARDHPEIVECFSMSGQGDYLMRVVVRSVGDYEVFLKKVLLHLPGVGSINSSFALNCIKLTTRLPL, translated from the coding sequence GTGGACAAGATAGATCGTAAAATCCTGGCTTCCCTTCAGGCGAACCCGCAATGGTCGGTCGCCGACCTGGCGAGCGATGTCGGCCTGTCGCATACGCCATGCTGGCGCCGCCTCAAGAAGCTGGAGGAAAGCGGGGTGATCCGCGAGCGCGCGGTAATCCTGGATCCGCTGCTGCTCGACCTGACGGTCAACGTTTTTGCCGAGCTTCGCCTGAAGCAGCATGACGAGGAAACGCTTGAGGCGCTGGAAGCGCAGGCGCGAGACCATCCGGAGATTGTCGAATGCTTCTCGATGAGCGGGCAGGGTGATTATCTGATGCGCGTCGTCGTCCGCAGCGTCGGCGATTATGAGGTGTTCCTGAAGAAGGTGTTGCTCCACCTGCCGGGCGTGGGCTCGATCAATTCTAGTTTTGCGCTGAACTGCATCAAGCTGACGACCAGGCTTCCGCTTTAG
- a CDS encoding substrate-binding domain-containing protein — translation MQDIARIAQVSMPTVSRVLSGSPLVTEKTRERVLEVALAQGYVVNRNAQKLRHSRTSTIAVMLDFGSHVHGAIGDPFVFELLAGVSEALSIRNQDLLLSPPGLDDVRAFRDFYRARGADGFIVLGQGTRDAMLRSLGRHDVPLVVWGAVAPDTGYCAVGSDNLLGGRLAGQHFVAAHRKHWLFVGDIRHEELRLRFEGLRDVATEQGDVAIDFLPIASMGFTATAETVSAYLVGARQPDAVFAFSDTAAMAVIGAFKERGQLAGHDFSLVGYNNIPPAAHFSPAITTISQKTDVAGALLVEKLMQQIDGGRPRSTTLRTEIVVRDT, via the coding sequence ATGCAGGACATCGCGCGTATCGCGCAGGTGTCGATGCCCACGGTGTCGCGTGTCCTCAGCGGCAGTCCCCTGGTGACCGAGAAAACGCGCGAACGGGTGCTCGAGGTGGCGCTGGCGCAGGGTTATGTCGTCAATCGCAATGCGCAGAAGCTCCGCCACTCGCGGACCAGCACGATCGCGGTGATGCTCGATTTCGGATCGCATGTTCACGGTGCCATCGGCGATCCGTTCGTCTTCGAACTGCTCGCCGGCGTGTCCGAGGCGCTGTCGATCCGCAATCAGGATCTTCTTCTGTCTCCTCCCGGCCTGGACGACGTCCGGGCCTTCCGCGATTTCTATCGCGCGCGTGGCGCCGACGGCTTCATCGTGCTGGGGCAGGGGACGCGCGACGCGATGCTTCGAAGCCTTGGCCGTCACGATGTACCTCTGGTGGTGTGGGGCGCAGTGGCGCCCGATACCGGTTATTGCGCCGTCGGCAGCGACAATCTCCTCGGTGGTCGCCTGGCAGGGCAGCACTTCGTTGCCGCGCACCGCAAGCACTGGTTGTTCGTCGGCGATATCAGGCATGAGGAATTGCGCCTGCGCTTCGAGGGGCTGAGAGATGTCGCTACCGAGCAGGGTGACGTTGCGATCGATTTTCTCCCGATCGCATCGATGGGCTTCACCGCGACTGCGGAGACCGTTTCCGCCTATCTCGTCGGCGCGCGCCAGCCGGACGCGGTGTTCGCTTTCTCCGATACCGCAGCGATGGCCGTAATCGGCGCGTTCAAGGAGCGTGGCCAACTCGCGGGGCACGATTTTTCGCTGGTCGGGTACAATAATATTCCTCCGGCGGCGCATTTCAGCCCCGCGATAACGACGATCAGCCAGAAGACCGATGTCGCGGGCGCGTTGCTCGTGGAGAAGCTGATGCAGCAGATCGACGGCGGCCGGCCGCGTTCGACCACCCTCAGAACCGAGATCGTGGTCCGCGATACCTGA